The following proteins come from a genomic window of Falco rusticolus isolate bFalRus1 chromosome 9, bFalRus1.pri, whole genome shotgun sequence:
- the AK1 gene encoding adenylate kinase isoenzyme 1 isoform X3, producing MSAEKFKHHKIIFVVGGPGSGKGTQCEKIVQKYGYTHLSTGDLLRAEVSSGSERGKKLQAIMEKGELVPLDTVLDMLRDAMVAKADVSKGFLIDGYPREVKQGEEFEKKIAPPTLLLYVDAGKETMVKRLLKRGETSGRVDDNEETIKKRLDTYYKATEPVIAFYKSRGIVRQLNAEGSVEEVFQQVCSHLDSL from the exons ATGTCAGCAG AGAAGTTCAAGCACCACAAAATCATCTTCGTGGTGG GTGGCCCCGGCTCAGGGAAGGGGACCCAGTGTGAGAAGATCGTGCAGAAGTATGGCTACACCCACCTCTCCACGGGGGACCTGCTGCGGGCGGAGGTCAGCTCAGGCTCAGAGCGGGGCAAGAAGCTCCAGGCCATCATGGAGAAGGGCGAGCTGGTGCCCCTG gacaCAGTGCTAGACATGCTGCGGGACGCCATGGTGGCCAAAGCAGACGTGTCCAAGGGCTTCCTCATCGATGGCTACCCCCGCGAGgtgaagcagggagaggagtTTGAGAAGAAG ATTGCCCCCCCCACACTGCTGCTCTATGTGGATGCGGGGAAGGAGACGATGGTGAAACGCCTGCTGAAGCGAGGCGAGACCAGCGGGCGGGTGGATGACAACGAGGAGACCATCAAGAAGCGTTTGGATACCTACTACAAGGCCACCGAGCCTGTCATTGCCTTCTACAAGAGCAGAGGCATCGTCCGCCAG CTCAACGCCGAGGGCTCTGTGGAGGAGGTTTTCCAGCAGGTCTGCTCCCACCTCGACAGCCTGTAG
- the AK1 gene encoding adenylate kinase isoenzyme 1 isoform X2, which yields MSSLSVPTCPEKFKHHKIIFVVGGPGSGKGTQCEKIVQKYGYTHLSTGDLLRAEVSSGSERGKKLQAIMEKGELVPLDTVLDMLRDAMVAKADVSKGFLIDGYPREVKQGEEFEKKIAPPTLLLYVDAGKETMVKRLLKRGETSGRVDDNEETIKKRLDTYYKATEPVIAFYKSRGIVRQLNAEGSVEEVFQQVCSHLDSL from the exons ATGTCCAGCCTGTCCGTCCCGACCTGCCCAG AGAAGTTCAAGCACCACAAAATCATCTTCGTGGTGG GTGGCCCCGGCTCAGGGAAGGGGACCCAGTGTGAGAAGATCGTGCAGAAGTATGGCTACACCCACCTCTCCACGGGGGACCTGCTGCGGGCGGAGGTCAGCTCAGGCTCAGAGCGGGGCAAGAAGCTCCAGGCCATCATGGAGAAGGGCGAGCTGGTGCCCCTG gacaCAGTGCTAGACATGCTGCGGGACGCCATGGTGGCCAAAGCAGACGTGTCCAAGGGCTTCCTCATCGATGGCTACCCCCGCGAGgtgaagcagggagaggagtTTGAGAAGAAG ATTGCCCCCCCCACACTGCTGCTCTATGTGGATGCGGGGAAGGAGACGATGGTGAAACGCCTGCTGAAGCGAGGCGAGACCAGCGGGCGGGTGGATGACAACGAGGAGACCATCAAGAAGCGTTTGGATACCTACTACAAGGCCACCGAGCCTGTCATTGCCTTCTACAAGAGCAGAGGCATCGTCCGCCAG CTCAACGCCGAGGGCTCTGTGGAGGAGGTTTTCCAGCAGGTCTGCTCCCACCTCGACAGCCTGTAG
- the AK1 gene encoding adenylate kinase isoenzyme 1 isoform X1, translated as MGKPSPQPDAQVAAGSQPEVLLRLDHGSMSAEKFKHHKIIFVVGGPGSGKGTQCEKIVQKYGYTHLSTGDLLRAEVSSGSERGKKLQAIMEKGELVPLDTVLDMLRDAMVAKADVSKGFLIDGYPREVKQGEEFEKKIAPPTLLLYVDAGKETMVKRLLKRGETSGRVDDNEETIKKRLDTYYKATEPVIAFYKSRGIVRQLNAEGSVEEVFQQVCSHLDSL; from the exons ATGGGGAAGCCCTCACCGCAGCCGGATGCGCAGGTGGCTGCCGGGAGCCAG CCTGAAGTGCTCCTGCGCCTCGACCACGGCAGCATGTCAGCAG AGAAGTTCAAGCACCACAAAATCATCTTCGTGGTGG GTGGCCCCGGCTCAGGGAAGGGGACCCAGTGTGAGAAGATCGTGCAGAAGTATGGCTACACCCACCTCTCCACGGGGGACCTGCTGCGGGCGGAGGTCAGCTCAGGCTCAGAGCGGGGCAAGAAGCTCCAGGCCATCATGGAGAAGGGCGAGCTGGTGCCCCTG gacaCAGTGCTAGACATGCTGCGGGACGCCATGGTGGCCAAAGCAGACGTGTCCAAGGGCTTCCTCATCGATGGCTACCCCCGCGAGgtgaagcagggagaggagtTTGAGAAGAAG ATTGCCCCCCCCACACTGCTGCTCTATGTGGATGCGGGGAAGGAGACGATGGTGAAACGCCTGCTGAAGCGAGGCGAGACCAGCGGGCGGGTGGATGACAACGAGGAGACCATCAAGAAGCGTTTGGATACCTACTACAAGGCCACCGAGCCTGTCATTGCCTTCTACAAGAGCAGAGGCATCGTCCGCCAG CTCAACGCCGAGGGCTCTGTGGAGGAGGTTTTCCAGCAGGTCTGCTCCCACCTCGACAGCCTGTAG